The proteins below are encoded in one region of Tsuneonella sp. CC-YZS046:
- a CDS encoding YraN family protein: MSRKAAEQRGRRAEAWAAFYLRLLGWRILARRLKTPRGEIDLIARRGRTIAFVEVKWRKEQRDLDLAIDGYRLRRVAEAAEAVAHRFSKQADRARIDVLLLAPWRLPRHITHAWQP; this comes from the coding sequence GTGAGCCGGAAAGCCGCCGAGCAACGCGGCAGGCGGGCCGAGGCCTGGGCCGCGTTCTATCTGCGGCTGCTGGGCTGGAGAATCCTCGCCCGCCGCCTGAAAACCCCGCGCGGCGAGATCGACCTGATCGCCCGGCGCGGCCGGACCATCGCCTTTGTCGAAGTGAAATGGCGCAAGGAGCAGCGCGATCTCGACCTCGCGATAGACGGCTATCGCCTGCGCAGGGTCGCGGAAGCGGCCGAGGCGGTGGCGCATCGCTTCAGCAAGCAGGCCGACCGGGCGCGTATCGACGTTCTTCTCCTTGCGCCCTGGCGCTTGCCGCGCCACATCACCCACGCTTGGCAGCCTTAG
- the gshB gene encoding glutathione synthase, which translates to MSLRVAVQMDPLENIGIAGDSTFALMLSAQARGHELFHYDVGSLTLDENDRLFARAHPVRVQRVEGDHFSKGEGRRIDLGRDVDVVLMRQDPPFDTGYITATHLLERIERETLVVNNPVSVRNAPEKVFVLDYRQFMPPTLVTRSTDEAREFMARHGSVVVKPIHGNGGKAIFRVPENGENLAALFEVFNQTWPEPHMIQPFLPEVAEGDKRIVLVDGELAGAINRKPGAGEFRSNLAVGGSAEATALTPREEEICAALGPELKRLGLIFVGIDVIGGKWLTEINVTSPTGIVAIDRFNGTDTAGRIWDAIERRLSSR; encoded by the coding sequence ATGAGCTTGCGCGTCGCGGTCCAGATGGACCCGCTGGAAAATATCGGAATCGCGGGAGATTCGACCTTCGCCCTGATGCTGTCGGCACAGGCGCGCGGGCACGAGCTGTTCCATTACGATGTAGGAAGCCTGACGCTGGACGAGAACGACCGCCTGTTCGCGCGCGCGCATCCCGTGCGGGTCCAGCGCGTCGAGGGCGATCATTTCAGCAAGGGCGAGGGCAGGCGGATCGATCTCGGGCGCGACGTGGACGTGGTGCTGATGCGGCAGGACCCGCCCTTCGACACCGGCTACATCACCGCCACCCATCTGCTGGAACGGATCGAGCGCGAGACGCTGGTGGTCAACAACCCGGTCAGCGTGCGCAACGCCCCGGAAAAGGTCTTCGTCCTCGATTACCGGCAGTTCATGCCGCCCACGCTGGTCACGCGCAGCACGGACGAAGCGCGCGAGTTCATGGCCCGGCACGGCTCGGTGGTCGTGAAGCCGATCCACGGCAATGGCGGCAAGGCCATCTTCCGCGTGCCGGAGAATGGAGAGAACCTCGCGGCCCTGTTCGAAGTGTTCAACCAGACCTGGCCGGAACCGCACATGATCCAGCCTTTCCTCCCGGAAGTGGCGGAAGGGGACAAGCGCATCGTCCTGGTCGACGGCGAGTTGGCGGGGGCGATCAATCGCAAGCCGGGGGCGGGGGAGTTCCGCTCGAACCTTGCCGTGGGCGGTTCCGCCGAGGCAACGGCGCTGACCCCGCGCGAAGAGGAAATCTGCGCCGCGCTCGGCCCCGAGCTGAAGCGGCTCGGCCTGATCTTCGTCGGGATCGACGTGATCGGCGGCAAGTGGCTGACCGAGATCAACGTCACCTCTCCGACCGGGATCGTCGCGATCGACCGTTTCAACGGCACCGATACGGCAGGCCGTATCTGGGACGCGATCGAACGGAGACTTTCCTCGCGCTGA
- a CDS encoding DedA family protein has protein sequence MQDFIIEAIERGGYVGIALLMALENIFPPIPSEVIMGIGGISVARGNMQFWPLLLAGTIGSTFGNYAWYLAGDRWGARRLAPFVRRWGRWLTVEWHDVRKARRFFKRHGPWVVFFLRFSPFLRTMISLPAGLARMGHWRFLIFTFAGSAIWNVMLIQGGRLLAYYLDETQQWMGWLVLALTVIAIIAYIHRVRTWKPRARRQS, from the coding sequence ATGCAGGATTTCATCATCGAAGCGATAGAGCGGGGCGGCTATGTCGGTATCGCCCTGCTGATGGCGCTGGAGAACATCTTCCCGCCGATTCCGTCCGAAGTCATCATGGGCATCGGCGGGATCAGCGTGGCGCGTGGAAACATGCAGTTCTGGCCCCTGCTGCTGGCCGGGACGATCGGCTCCACCTTCGGCAATTACGCCTGGTATCTGGCGGGCGACCGCTGGGGCGCGCGCCGGCTTGCGCCATTCGTCCGCCGGTGGGGCCGCTGGCTCACGGTGGAATGGCACGATGTCCGGAAGGCGCGCCGTTTCTTCAAGCGGCATGGCCCGTGGGTGGTATTCTTCCTCCGCTTCTCCCCGTTCCTGCGGACCATGATCTCCCTGCCCGCCGGGCTGGCGAGAATGGGGCATTGGCGCTTCCTGATCTTCACCTTCGCAGGCTCCGCGATCTGGAACGTGATGCTGATCCAGGGTGGGCGCCTGCTTGCCTATTATCTCGACGAAACCCAGCAATGGATGGGCTGGCTGGTCCTGGCTTTGACGGTGATCGCGATCATCGCCTACATTCATCGGGTGAGGACCTGGAAGCCCCGCGCGCGGCGCCAATCCTAA
- a CDS encoding tyrosine recombinase XerC: protein MSNADLLEEWGAHLARNRRRSPHTVRAYVACAARLLDNLPESDWGAVARLDAQALRRQLAARRMEGIGNASAARELSALKGFLAFAREKAGMAEAEPVRLRGPRLKKGLPRPITPDDAINLADVVAEFAEEPWIGARDRAVLLLLYGAGLRIAEALSLTGKDIPLGETLAVTGKGGKQRIVPILPIVREAVAAYAAQCPWPAQADLPLFRGAKGGPLSQGMVQKAVARARLVLGLPATATPHALRHSFATHLLGAGADLRSLQELLGHASLDSTQIYTKVDAARMLETYRSAHPRERD from the coding sequence GTGAGCAACGCCGATCTTCTGGAGGAATGGGGCGCGCATCTCGCGCGCAACCGCAGGCGCTCGCCGCACACCGTGCGCGCCTATGTTGCCTGCGCGGCCCGGCTTCTCGACAATCTGCCGGAAAGCGACTGGGGGGCTGTGGCGCGGCTCGATGCGCAGGCGCTACGTCGCCAGCTGGCCGCGCGGCGGATGGAGGGCATCGGCAATGCGTCCGCCGCTCGCGAGCTTTCCGCCCTCAAGGGTTTCCTAGCCTTCGCTCGCGAAAAGGCGGGAATGGCGGAGGCGGAGCCGGTTCGTCTGCGCGGCCCCCGGCTGAAGAAAGGGCTGCCCCGCCCGATCACCCCCGACGATGCGATCAATCTGGCGGATGTGGTGGCCGAGTTTGCGGAGGAACCTTGGATCGGCGCGCGCGACCGGGCCGTTCTGCTGCTGCTCTATGGCGCGGGGCTACGCATCGCCGAAGCGCTGTCGCTGACCGGAAAGGACATTCCGCTGGGCGAGACGCTGGCGGTCACCGGCAAGGGCGGAAAGCAGCGCATCGTCCCCATCCTTCCCATCGTGCGTGAAGCAGTGGCGGCCTATGCCGCGCAATGCCCCTGGCCCGCGCAGGCGGACCTGCCGCTGTTCCGTGGCGCGAAGGGCGGCCCGCTCTCGCAGGGGATGGTCCAGAAGGCCGTCGCCCGGGCGCGGCTTGTGCTGGGTCTGCCCGCCACCGCCACTCCTCATGCGCTGCGCCACAGCTTCGCCACGCATCTGCTCGGCGCGGGAGCGGACCTGCGCAGCCTGCAGGAATTGCTGGGCCATGCCAGCCTGGATTCCACGCAGATCTACACCAAGGTCGATGCCGCGCGGATGCTGGAAACCTATCGCAGCGCGCATCCCAGGGAGCGCGATTAG
- the hemW gene encoding radical SAM family heme chaperone HemW, translating into MARALYIHWPFCLAKCPYCDFNSHVRSGVDMARWETSLLADMRFEAERAGGEQLQSIFFGGGTPSLMPPALVGALLDEAERLWGFAPEIEITLEANPSSVEAANFASLAQAGINRVSLGLQALDNETLRFLGRLHDVAEGLAALDIAQRHFARASFDLIYARPDQSPGQWERELSRALSFGTEHLSLYQLTIEPGTRFATLFREGKLAPLDDDAAADLFTLTRELTAAAGLPAYEISNHARPTSESRHNLTYWRYQDYCGIGPGAHGRRKGAATVRHRKPENWLEAVAWHGHGISEQRELGIAEQASEALLMGLRLAEGIDLDGLSRRFGLAADDLLDPAKLRFHAANRLLWQDGSRIGVSEAGMPVLDALLGELVPGDLVRA; encoded by the coding sequence ATGGCCCGCGCGCTCTATATCCATTGGCCCTTCTGCCTCGCGAAATGCCCTTATTGCGACTTCAACAGCCATGTCCGCAGCGGGGTGGACATGGCGCGCTGGGAAACGAGCCTGCTGGCCGACATGCGGTTCGAGGCCGAACGTGCCGGCGGCGAGCAACTGCAATCCATCTTTTTCGGCGGCGGCACCCCTTCCCTGATGCCGCCCGCGCTGGTTGGCGCATTGCTGGATGAAGCCGAGCGGCTCTGGGGTTTCGCGCCGGAGATCGAGATCACGCTGGAAGCAAATCCCTCCTCGGTGGAAGCAGCCAATTTCGCTTCGCTGGCCCAGGCCGGGATCAATCGCGTTTCCCTGGGGTTGCAGGCCTTGGACAATGAAACCCTGCGCTTCCTTGGCAGGCTGCACGATGTGGCCGAAGGGCTAGCCGCGCTGGACATCGCCCAGCGCCACTTCGCGCGCGCCAGTTTCGATCTGATCTATGCTCGGCCCGATCAATCGCCCGGGCAATGGGAGCGCGAATTGTCGCGCGCCTTATCGTTCGGAACCGAGCATCTCTCGCTCTATCAGCTTACCATTGAACCGGGCACGCGGTTCGCCACCCTGTTTCGCGAAGGCAAGCTGGCTCCCCTGGATGACGATGCGGCGGCGGATCTGTTCACCCTGACCCGGGAACTTACGGCTGCGGCGGGTTTGCCTGCCTATGAAATCAGCAACCACGCCCGGCCCACCTCCGAAAGCCGCCATAACCTGACCTATTGGCGCTATCAGGATTATTGCGGGATCGGGCCGGGGGCGCATGGGCGGCGCAAGGGTGCAGCGACGGTTCGCCATCGCAAGCCGGAAAACTGGCTGGAAGCGGTGGCGTGGCACGGACATGGAATTTCGGAACAGCGCGAGCTGGGAATTGCCGAGCAGGCTTCCGAAGCCTTGCTGATGGGCCTGCGGCTTGCAGAAGGTATTGACCTGGACGGCTTGTCCCGGCGCTTCGGTCTGGCGGCGGACGATCTGCTCGATCCCGCCAAGCTGCGGTTCCATGCGGCCAACCGGCTGCTGTGGCAGGACGGATCGCGCATCGGCGTGAGCGAGGCCGGAATGCCCGTGCTGGACGCCCTGCTGGGCGAACTCGTGCCCGGCGATCTGGTGCGGGCGTGA
- a CDS encoding CAP family protein: MGKGRIAALLGSGMVAVAAGFAAPSAAAPEDPARNFAWELLAAHNLERDRMKLPRLKWSQELARDAQQWAGHLAGLGRMQHTTQAQRKSTGENLWMGQAGYFTPRSMVETFLEERKHFRAGEFPDVSRTGRWQDVGHYTQIIWADTREVGCAVARGKVNDFLVCRYRPGGNWLGRKVG; this comes from the coding sequence ATGGGAAAGGGACGGATCGCGGCCCTGCTGGGCAGTGGCATGGTGGCGGTTGCCGCCGGTTTCGCGGCGCCCTCGGCGGCTGCCCCCGAAGACCCCGCGCGCAATTTCGCCTGGGAATTGCTCGCCGCGCATAATCTGGAACGGGATCGCATGAAGCTCCCCCGCCTCAAGTGGAGCCAGGAACTCGCGCGGGACGCCCAGCAATGGGCGGGGCATCTCGCCGGGCTCGGGCGGATGCAGCATACCACGCAGGCGCAGCGCAAGAGCACCGGGGAAAATCTCTGGATGGGCCAGGCCGGATATTTCACGCCGCGCAGCATGGTGGAGACATTCCTCGAGGAGAGGAAGCATTTCCGCGCCGGGGAATTTCCCGACGTGTCACGCACCGGGCGCTGGCAGGACGTGGGCCACTATACCCAGATCATCTGGGCCGATACGCGCGAGGTCGGCTGCGCGGTCGCGCGCGGGAAGGTCAACGATTTCCTGGTGTGCCGCTATCGCCCGGGCGGCAATTGGCTGGGCCGGAAGGTCGGCTGA
- the rdgB gene encoding RdgB/HAM1 family non-canonical purine NTP pyrophosphatase: MTRRIGSGKLVIATHNAGKLKEISALLAPYGLDCISAGALGLPEPPETGKTFIENALIKAHAAARDSGLPALADDSGLSVAALDGMPGVYTADWAERQWFEGPSGRDWYMAMGKVEGRLQAIGPEADRSCWFSCVLALAWPDGESLTYEGRVDGAFTWPPRGDKGFGYDPVFVPNGRNETFGEIDPDEKHRISHRANAFARLVADQFG, from the coding sequence ATGACCCGGCGGATCGGTTCCGGCAAGCTGGTGATCGCCACCCATAACGCAGGCAAGCTGAAAGAGATTTCCGCATTGCTTGCGCCCTATGGGCTGGATTGCATTTCCGCGGGCGCGCTCGGCCTGCCGGAACCGCCCGAGACGGGAAAGACCTTTATCGAGAATGCCTTGATAAAGGCCCATGCGGCCGCGCGGGATTCGGGCCTTCCCGCATTGGCGGACGACAGCGGGTTGTCCGTTGCCGCACTGGATGGGATGCCCGGCGTCTACACGGCGGATTGGGCCGAACGGCAATGGTTCGAAGGCCCCTCCGGACGGGACTGGTATATGGCCATGGGCAAGGTCGAAGGGCGCTTGCAGGCGATCGGGCCGGAGGCCGACCGATCCTGCTGGTTTTCCTGCGTTCTCGCCCTTGCCTGGCCGGATGGAGAAAGCCTCACCTACGAAGGGCGGGTGGACGGGGCGTTCACCTGGCCGCCGCGTGGGGACAAGGGCTTCGGCTACGACCCGGTGTTCGTGCCGAACGGACGCAATGAAACTTTTGGCGAGATCGACCCGGACGAAAAACACCGGATCAGCCATCGCGCCAATGCCTTCGCAAGGCTGGTGGCGGATCAGTTCGGCTGA
- the rph gene encoding ribonuclease PH produces the protein MRPSGRAPDEMRPILIETGFTRHAEGSCLISFGDTKVLCTASVEERLPGWLRGKGEGWVTGEYSMLPRATHTRGSREAAKGRQSGRTQEIQRLIGRSLRAVTDLRKLGERQITLDCDVIQADGGTRTAAISGAWVALRLAVDKLMAEGAIASDPIIAKVAAVSCGICGGTPVLDLDYAEDSSADADANFVLIEGGQIAEVQATAEGATYDEEGLLRLLRLARIGCDRIFAAQDAAVK, from the coding sequence ATGCGACCTTCCGGCCGGGCGCCCGACGAGATGCGGCCCATACTTATCGAAACCGGATTCACCAGGCACGCGGAAGGGTCATGCCTGATTTCCTTCGGCGACACCAAGGTGCTGTGCACCGCCAGCGTCGAGGAACGGCTGCCTGGCTGGCTGCGCGGCAAGGGCGAAGGCTGGGTGACGGGCGAATACTCCATGCTGCCCCGCGCCACCCATACGCGCGGCAGCCGCGAGGCGGCCAAGGGCAGACAAAGCGGACGCACGCAGGAAATCCAGCGCCTGATCGGCCGCTCGCTGCGCGCCGTGACCGACCTCAGGAAGCTGGGAGAACGGCAGATCACGCTCGATTGCGACGTGATCCAGGCTGATGGCGGCACGCGCACGGCGGCGATCTCCGGCGCATGGGTCGCCTTGCGCCTCGCGGTCGACAAGCTGATGGCGGAAGGCGCGATCGCCTCCGATCCGATAATCGCGAAGGTCGCGGCGGTCAGCTGCGGTATCTGTGGCGGCACCCCCGTTCTCGATCTCGATTATGCGGAGGATTCCTCGGCCGATGCGGACGCCAATTTCGTGCTGATCGAAGGCGGCCAGATCGCCGAAGTGCAGGCGACGGCCGAAGGGGCGACCTATGATGAGGAAGGCCTGCTTCGGCTGCTTCGCCTCGCCCGGATCGGCTGCGACAGGATCTTCGCGGCACAGGATGCGGCAGTGAAATGA
- the hrcA gene encoding heat-inducible transcriptional repressor HrcA, which produces MPTQPVIEISARTREIFRLVVEGYLANGQPVGSKTLAGAGQVNLSPASIRSVLSDLESLGLLAAPHTSAGRMPTESGLRLFIDGMMQVAEPTAEERAAIERRLGEPGPIEQALEATSAVLSDLSAAAGVVMVPRREPRLRQFSMISLSPGEALAVLVGEDGQVENRLLKLPAEIPPSAIEEASNYISAHLAGRTLGEAAQAMRAQIASGQSALDEASRDLVERGLAVWSEDAARRPVLIVRGQANLLDESAIGDLERVRSLLDDLESKQSVVELLDSAREADATRIFIGSENRLFALSGSAVIASPYRDRGGKVVGVVGVIGPTRLNYARVVPMVDFTAQSLGKLIG; this is translated from the coding sequence ATGCCAACCCAACCTGTCATCGAAATTTCGGCCCGCACCCGCGAGATATTCCGCCTTGTGGTGGAAGGCTATCTCGCCAATGGGCAGCCGGTCGGCTCCAAGACGCTGGCCGGGGCAGGGCAGGTGAATCTTTCTCCGGCTTCGATCCGCTCCGTATTGTCCGACCTCGAATCACTCGGCCTTCTGGCCGCGCCGCATACCAGCGCGGGCCGGATGCCCACCGAATCCGGGCTGCGGCTGTTCATCGACGGCATGATGCAGGTGGCGGAGCCGACCGCGGAGGAACGCGCGGCGATCGAACGTCGCCTTGGCGAACCGGGGCCGATCGAACAGGCGCTCGAAGCGACCAGCGCGGTGCTTTCCGATCTTTCCGCGGCCGCCGGGGTCGTGATGGTGCCCCGGCGCGAACCGCGCCTGCGCCAGTTCAGCATGATCTCCCTTTCCCCGGGAGAGGCGCTGGCGGTTCTGGTGGGGGAAGATGGGCAGGTCGAGAATCGCCTGCTCAAGCTGCCTGCGGAAATTCCGCCTTCCGCCATCGAGGAGGCCAGCAATTACATATCGGCGCATCTCGCGGGCCGCACATTGGGCGAAGCCGCGCAAGCGATGCGGGCGCAGATCGCATCGGGGCAGTCCGCTCTCGACGAAGCCAGCAGGGATCTGGTTGAGCGCGGGCTTGCCGTATGGAGCGAAGACGCCGCCAGGCGGCCGGTGCTGATCGTGCGCGGGCAGGCCAATCTCCTGGACGAATCGGCCATCGGCGATCTCGAGCGGGTCCGTTCCCTGCTCGACGATCTCGAGAGCAAGCAATCGGTGGTGGAACTGCTGGACAGCGCGCGCGAGGCGGATGCGACCCGGATCTTCATCGGTTCGGAAAATCGCCTGTTCGCCCTGTCCGGGTCCGCCGTCATTGCGTCTCCCTATCGCGACAGGGGCGGCAAGGTGGTCGGAGTGGTGGGGGTTATCGGACCGACCCGGTTGAATTACGCGCGCGTAGTCCCCATGGTGGATTTCACCGCCCAGAGCCTGGGCAAGCTCATCGGATAG
- the grpE gene encoding nucleotide exchange factor GrpE has translation MMDTKPEPQGAVEEDRAMAEELKGVPEEMLQRNDAEETSATEEVAALRDQLEAAKQEVLYAKAETQNVRRRLEKDIADARAYAATGFARDILSVSDNLARALDSVPAELREDEKLKGLLAGIEATAREIEKVFGLHGISRIAAVGLPLDPNQHQAMMEIPTNDAEPGTVVQEMQAGYMIKDRLLRPAMVGVAKKPD, from the coding sequence ATGATGGATACGAAACCGGAACCGCAGGGGGCCGTTGAAGAGGATCGGGCAATGGCCGAGGAACTCAAGGGCGTTCCCGAAGAAATGCTGCAGCGGAACGATGCGGAAGAAACTTCCGCAACCGAGGAGGTGGCCGCCCTGCGCGATCAGCTGGAAGCCGCGAAGCAGGAGGTGCTTTACGCCAAGGCGGAGACGCAGAATGTGCGCCGCCGTCTGGAAAAGGATATCGCCGATGCGCGCGCCTATGCCGCAACCGGCTTTGCCCGCGATATTCTTTCGGTATCCGACAATCTCGCGCGCGCGCTGGATTCCGTCCCGGCGGAATTGCGGGAAGACGAGAAGCTGAAAGGCCTTCTCGCCGGCATCGAAGCCACCGCGCGCGAGATCGAGAAGGTGTTCGGCCTGCACGGCATCAGCCGGATCGCGGCGGTTGGCCTTCCGCTCGACCCGAACCAGCATCAGGCGATGATGGAAATCCCGACCAACGATGCGGAACCCGGGACAGTGGTTCAGGAAATGCAGGCAGGCTACATGATCAAGGATAGGCTGTTGCGGCCTGCGATGGTCGGGGTCGCCAAAAAGCCGGACTGA
- a CDS encoding YMGG-like glycine zipper-containing protein, which translates to MRMWIVPAMAASLLALGACSSNYAGEGALAGAAVGAGVGAIRGGDVGEGAAIGAGVGAVGGALIKKDGKCYRRDRYGDEYRVRC; encoded by the coding sequence ATGCGCATGTGGATTGTTCCCGCCATGGCTGCCAGCCTGCTCGCATTGGGAGCCTGTTCCAGCAATTATGCTGGTGAAGGCGCGCTTGCAGGCGCGGCTGTCGGCGCTGGCGTCGGCGCGATCAGAGGTGGAGATGTCGGCGAAGGCGCCGCGATCGGCGCCGGTGTGGGCGCGGTAGGCGGCGCTTTGATAAAGAAGGATGGCAAGTGCTACCGCCGCGACCGTTATGGCGATGAATATCGCGTCCGGTGCTGA
- a CDS encoding vgr related protein translates to MARSIFGDEVDYPSVFIRRRKWFPLQPRKVAMAPCGHIHFHPDGNLYCEDFAHSPLDRQGLFIHEMTHIWQAQQRGPWYLPLMRHPFCRYRYVLSPGKPLMAYGIEQQAEIVRHAFLLRQGARIAGAGDARVYDRLLDFRNAGTAG, encoded by the coding sequence TTGGCCCGGTCGATCTTCGGAGACGAGGTCGATTATCCAAGCGTCTTCATACGAAGGCGCAAATGGTTCCCGCTGCAGCCGCGCAAGGTGGCGATGGCGCCTTGCGGGCACATCCATTTCCACCCGGACGGAAACCTCTATTGCGAGGATTTTGCGCATTCCCCGCTGGATCGGCAGGGCCTGTTCATCCATGAAATGACGCATATCTGGCAGGCGCAGCAGCGCGGCCCTTGGTATCTGCCGCTCATGCGCCACCCGTTCTGCCGCTATCGCTATGTGCTGTCACCCGGCAAGCCCCTGATGGCCTACGGCATCGAGCAGCAGGCGGAAATCGTGCGCCATGCCTTTCTGCTGCGGCAGGGCGCGCGGATTGCCGGGGCAGGCGATGCCCGCGTCTACGATCGCCTCTTGGACTTCCGAAATGCGGGCACAGCAGGCTGA
- a CDS encoding copper chaperone PCu(A)C codes for MKYSSIAPVLLVLCAGALASCQKESPPAEAAPDGIPGVSASNARLVLPAVKGNPGVIYFDIINAGDEFVAMRTVEVAAAKQTMMHETITQNGQTTMAEMAPLTLNKGEPVKFEPGGKHVMAMDLDPALKAGDTTEVTVTFAGGDKMSFPATVEAPGGAN; via the coding sequence ATGAAATATTCGAGCATCGCGCCCGTTTTGCTGGTGCTTTGCGCAGGGGCACTCGCCAGTTGCCAGAAAGAGAGCCCGCCGGCGGAAGCGGCGCCCGATGGAATTCCGGGGGTAAGCGCATCCAATGCACGCCTTGTCCTGCCTGCGGTGAAAGGCAACCCGGGCGTGATCTATTTCGACATCATCAATGCAGGCGATGAATTCGTGGCCATGCGCACTGTCGAAGTCGCCGCGGCCAAGCAGACCATGATGCATGAAACCATCACCCAGAACGGCCAGACGACCATGGCCGAGATGGCCCCGCTGACGCTCAACAAGGGCGAGCCTGTGAAGTTCGAGCCGGGCGGCAAGCATGTCATGGCGATGGATCTCGACCCTGCCCTCAAGGCGGGCGACACCACCGAAGTGACCGTTACCTTCGCCGGCGGCGACAAGATGAGCTTCCCGGCTACGGTCGAAGCACCGGGAGGCGCGAACTGA